The Sciurus carolinensis chromosome 5, mSciCar1.2, whole genome shotgun sequence genome segment CAATCTCTCCCTAGATGGTTCTGTTATCAGCGCCCCAATCAAGGGGGGGTGAATGTTTAGGTGCTAAATGAAGAGTTACATACATAGAGCCTAAAAATCTTTCCCTAGCAGAGGAGAGGGGCCTTCCAAGAAAACCAGGAAGACTTGAGTAATAATTAGTTCTTCAAATCTGAGTCAGAGATGCTATAAATCTTTTGACTTCAGAGATTCTGTCAATACCAGTCACAATACAGGTTTGATTAGAAAGTGGTCTAGAAAGTTCAAGTAAGGCAGAATATGAAGCCCCATATTCCATAATTTTACCTGCAATGTCAAGAATCACCTGAAACTCTTCATGAGTGATGTCCAGCTGGTCAATGGGGGCAATAAGAACCTTGGGCATACACAGTCCTCAAGAGCAGTCATCATGGGAGTGGCTGTCCATCCCAGCTTCCCTGTGGAGGCAGGGGCAGTCTCTCCCCAGTGTGTTCCCTTCCCCCTTTACATAGGGACAAAGTCAGTATGATGTGGTTACTGTTTAGGGCAATTTTTCCTCCAATATCCAGATTCTCCACACCTGAAACAACTGTCAGGTCTCCAGTTTTTCCCCTCTGGACTATATTTGCCTCTCACCCAGAGACTGCATGGTGCTTCTCATACCAAATGAAATTAATCAGCCTTGTTCTCTAGCCTTCTGTCATCTCCTCTGGGCCCTCGTAAACTCTTCCATTTATTCTCTGTGGAATGCCACAAAGGCCAAATCTTGCAGCTCCTTCAAGGACAAGAACTGGTTCATGGCCTTTTGAATCTCTTTTTTGATGTGTGAGGTAACCTGGTAGATGAAAAGTATCCCTAATAGCAATTGCACATCCACAGAGTTAGTATCAACAGAAGAATATTTCTGGAAGGTCTCAGTCAATTAAACAAAGCaggattttcatctttttcctgttttaccttccaaatattatcaaaattttcTTGCTTCTCCATAtactttttcattcctttgataAGACAAGCTATCTTGTGGTTACACCTAACAAGGTTGGTGTGTCCTGGTTGATAATTCCAGTTAGGGTCCTTATGAGGTATGGCTATATCTCCTAGTGGTTGGTTAAAGTCTTGGGTAGCCAGGCTGTCTGCATATGCCCAAGCTTCACACAAAATACCACCCTTTTCTTCGGGAATGCAATAGGAGGAAAATACTACATGTAGGTCAGACCAAGTGAGATTAAAGGTCAGAGTCAGGGTCTGAAATTCATCTATAAATCAGTTTGGATCCTCTGAAAATTGTCCTAACTTCTGTTTGCCTTGAGCCAAGTTTGACAGAGCAAAAGCGACATATACTTCCGTGATTTCTCCATCTCCATTTGAGACTTCCTCGAGTGGATGGAGACTGGAGAGTATGGGGTCTCCAGGAAGGTAAGAGGTTCTGCTGCAGGTTACTCCTGAAGGGCTGTTCCCCTTGGATAGAGGCGGGTATGTGAGTTGATGAGAAGGTGGGCTGAGAGGTGGACCAGATGGGATGGACTGAGAAACCCATGGAATTAGTCTGGGGAGAGTGGCAGGTTTTCAATGGGTTCGTCAGATCCCTTTGCTTGTAACTGAAGGGGAGGCACACATGGCATTCTAGGGCCACTGCTCAAAGTACATCCTCTAGAGGAGCACTCTCTTCCTGGACTTCAGTTAAAGGAAAATGGGCATTATGTAACTTACAGAGACCCTCAAGTTTTGGGTCCTGGTCCTCGTTTGCAAAAGAGATCCAGTTACAAGATGGTGTTAAGTTTTAAGGTCCCATTTTCTGGCCAAACTTCCCAACTTTCCAATTTGTATTGAGGCCATACCATGTTGCAAAGAAAAGTTAGTCTGCTTTTATTTATACTATCAGCCTTAAAGGCATCACAGTTATTTAAGATGCAGCCCAAAGGAGAATCGGTGGGCACAGATGAGGTATTATCCATTTGGAGAGGTATCATTATCTTGCTTAGTGATGAATATGCCCCTCTgctctggaaaaagaaaagagaaattgaaataaacaaaGTCCTGTCCACTAGGTATGAACTTATATCATCTTAACTGGTGTCTTATGACAGAAAAGTTAGATATCCTTGTCTCCAACTGACACCTTTGCTGCTAGTCATCCTTATCCTTGGAGCCCCAGGATCCTTCAAGTCTGCTTGAAGTCCTATATAAGAAGAGACAGATAGGACTCTggaagccaggcttggtggtgcacacctataatcccagcagcttgggaggctgaggcaagagaatcacatgttcaaagtcagcctcagcaacttagtgagaccctgtctcaaaataaaaataaataaataaataaatttaaaaatgggctgtggatgtggcactgtggttaagcatccctgggtttaatccctggtacaaaaaagaaaagaagaaagatctacAGAGCTCTGAGGATGTCATTAATGATGAAAAAATGgttcacatttcttttattggCCCATGAGCCTATCAAGGATAAGGCTTAAGATGACCATAGGACCTTTTTGTGAACTGTCTCAAATCTCATAATCCACATCTCTCCCACAAGCCCAGAGCATATGAacagtatatattttatgatCAAAAAACAAGTGATTCTGGGGTTTGCACTTATACCAAAAGGGGAACAGAGCATCTGGGTTGCTGGTACAAAGGAGTTTGGCAGTTGGAAAGATtatgaaaaagaatcaaagaaagcCTTAAAGGAGGGTCTCTAGATACCATGATCACCCAAATCCCAGATCACACAGAGGATAATCAGTAACAGATGAACACAACAAGCAGCAATGATGGAGGTACTGTAAAAGGGTGGCAGAGCGACCCAGTAGGAAATTTACCAGTGCCTGGAAATGATGCAAGAATTCAGGTttccacagcaaagaaaaaaaagtgaatgaatacaAAGAGCAAGGCTGGAAGGGAAGAATGCCTACCGTCCTCTTCATTATGCAGGGATTCTGCAAGGTTTGGATTACTGTGTTGATTTTGGAGGTCGCCTCTGAGGCTGTCACCCCCAACGTGAATTTCCTCTGCTGTGTCTCAGGTGTGACCTACATGTTTTAGGAAACATGAGGGTGCTGAAGATACTGAGTGATCAGCCCTTATGAGTGTCTCCCCAGATGAGTTTGTTAAGATCCACCTAACCCAGTGCCTCTTATCTTTGATATCTTTATGATCTGACACTCGTGTTGCCCTAAACCCAGAGGAAAGGAATCTGCAGATATTTCAGAGGGAgagtaagaaagagagaaagagagcgagagagagagagagagagagagcgccaaTGGATTCCCATTCAATGTGGCATGGTACTTCCTAAACCCACAGGATGATGTTAGAAGTCACCTGTGTGGTCCTTGGATCTGCTTAATATAACGAACTAGTGCTGAACAGGGGAGCCACAACCAGATAGGAAGGTTGAGATTATGTtcatggggaaggaaaaaaaacagctgCACTTTCTTAAGAGTGCAAGAAAAACATGTCAGGTCACTCACTGGGGGTCGGTTCTCACCAGTTTACCTCCTGGAGGGCTCACCAGAGCAATGCTACTTATACAAAGGTCCAAGAGATCTCCAGTAGTAGAGGACACCTCTACCTGGACCTTGCAGATTATTGACTATgtcacagaaaagaatttaaggataCATTTGGTATGAATAGCAGAGCAGGAGATTTATTAAAAAGGGAAAGTACACACACAGGAAAGGGAGTGCCAGGCGACTGCAGAGAGCCCTGGGCAAGCCTCCCTGCATATACTGCCAACATTACTATATCATATGCTGAGTGATCATCACATATCTGTGGACATAAGGGAATGTGGGAAGTCCAAGTAGAAACCAGTCACTTGATTAGCAGCTCATATCTCCTCCGTGGGTTTTACTATTACAATGGGGGGCGGTGGGGAGGTTTTTGGTCACATCTTGGTCAAAGTCCCCGATGAGCATGCTACATGGAATTGTGTGTTCCTCTGGTCACCTTGGAGCTAGCCTGTCACAATGTCTTTGCTGTTGTTTTACTGGTTAATTAGTAAGTGGTGGTCAGGGCTTAAGGCGACAGAATGCAGGTAGATTTTCTCACGAGTTGTTTGTTCTGTAACAAGTCAATGGTTTCACAGGCATGCCTTTGCTGAGACTCAGTACTCTCTGTAACCCTCAATTTACCTATCTCACTGCCACtggaatataaaacatttaataagcAAAATGATTTCAATCAAGTGTTTTAAAAGCTCACAACCAAACAATGTGAGTTATaggttcttctttaaaaaaaataaaaattattgtggTACCTCTCTGCACATAACTAGCTTTTGTTATTCCCAGCACATTGTTGAATATGTTGGAAAAAAACATTAATGGTGaagttttgttatttaaaataccCAATCACTATGGAGTGACAGGATATTTCAGCAGAAATGGACAAGTAGCTCAGAAAGACAGTACTAATAAGGATGTGACTAAATGGGTGCAAATCTGGGAAGAAAAGAACATACACCAGAGTAACATGAGGATTTGTTAGGCCTGGTCTTCTCACTATTAAAAAAGATTTGCAAAAAGGAACTTGGGAACATCTCTAAACCCACTGGTGACACCCAACTTTGCTAGCTGATAGTGACAAATTCAAAAGATTGCAGGGGAGGAGGGTAGGAAGCTGAGCTCAACAAAAGCAGAGATATGACAGTAAGGGAAAATGAGGCAAAACTAATTTTGATGGCAGGCTCCCTGCTGTCCATTCCAACTGACACAAGGATGCCTGGTGGCTGCTGGGAAGTATTTCCTGAAAATGATCACACATACTGCTATAAAAAATCAATTGAATTCTTGGCACAGACAGGAATGCTAGCTGAAGACATAGTCTATGCTTGCTTAAACTGTGGTACATTATCCAGTCCAGTTTGTAATGTGCATACCTCATCCAGGAGATAAGGTTGAGGCTTAGGAAGGACAAGATGCTGAGATCTGAATCAGAGCTTGGCAAACTATGGCCCACAGGCCAAATCCAGCTGGTCCTGGGtttcataaatacaattttattggaACCTGGTCATACtaatcatttatgtattttctatagCTGTTTCCTCCCTACAACAACACAGTCACTGGGCTGTAACAGAGACTGTATGCTTCAGGGAGCTGAGATATTTACTGTATAACcttcacagaaaaagtttgctgaccctaGATTTAAATCAAAAATGACAAAACCACAAACGacttaaattttggaaattaaaataagaaacagaaaaatggaacAGAGAATAAACTTATGAGTTACATTACTCTAGAAGGTATCAAAAGCTAGCACTTTCAAGACTTAGTTTAGGTCAATTCATAAATTATATCAGTTTCTAAGGAAGATAGATATGTGGGAGAAAGGAATGCACTTTGTTTTTTGAGGCAGAGAAACAAGAAACACTTTCAGAGCACCTATCTTCTTAGGTAGAACAAGACAATTACTTCACTCTGTCCCCTGGATACTGCAGAGACTGACTACTGCACTGGAAGAAGCATTGTCTGACCTAGGATGTCCTTAGGTCTTACAGCAACTGACTTCTGCCCAGTGCTCTTCTTCAAGGGGGCAAAAGATGCCCCTTCTCTGACAACCGCTGAACGTGGCCCCAAATAAACACGAATACACTTCCAATTTTCAATCCAAGTAAGCTCAACAAAAGCAGTTTTTTAAACTGCTAACCCCACCTCCAAACAGAACATGGTAGGAAAAAAATTCCTGAGCATGCTAACTACCAAGGCCAGCTCACTGCATGTACCGGGAAAGAAAAGTTGTTTTGCATCTGAGAGGTGACCACTGCACATTCTGAAGGCACACTTCCTCTGCGGCTGGAGAATGATCTCATTGAACAGCAGTGTTTCTGTTTATTCTCCGGCCTCAGAGTCGCACTTACTCAGCTGAGATTTGGCTTAGACTAAGGGATGCTACAGAGTAGGTGTGGATTATGACTAGCTTTTCTAGTCTGTGGATCTGGGAAATAAACAAGCTATAGAGAAGCTGGGGAGAGCAGTTTGAGAATgtttggaagaggaaaaggatTCCCACTAACAGATGACATCATTTCAGATTCAGACTAGAAACATGGTTCTCCTTGTTCATCTTTGTGCTATAAAACTCATGCTCTATGAAGCTCTGGGCCAGTTGCAATTAGATTTGGCAAAATGAGTTTTAGTTATATCGTTCTGGGTCATTAATGAAATTAATCAAATGGTCTAGCTTAATCAAGAagtcttcattttaattatatatctataatatttttatagtgGTACCTTCTAAAATGAACTTGGTTTTCACATTTGGGTAAAATCtatgataattaaaaatactGATGGAATATATATTCTATGTTTTACCACTCCATGCAAGATGAATTTTGTATGCTTTAATACATAGTAAAACAAATTACACTCAAAAATCTTGGTCATAGTTCCTTACCTTTGATGGAGGGTTTGGCAATGAAGCTGAAAGTTCTGGAAGCCTAACGAAGTTAAAAAAAGATCACAGTCATAAGTTTTCATAGGCAAATAGAGGCCGGGCCAACATAAGAGTTAGTGAGTCCTACTTTTCATATAGTTTTGCCACTACAGATCCTCCTGTTCAATCACCTCAGAATAAAGAATGGAATCTCTCTAAATCAACGCATCTTCATTTTGATACTTAATTCCTTATGTTGAAGCTGTTTAAACCGAAAAACAGAAAAACCCTGAACCCATTTGTTGAAACACAATTGGTTTTTGTTGGCCTCCACAGATTAGAGTTTTGGCACTAGAgtgttttttcttcataaattatgatgttagcatttatttaaaagtgaCAATCATTTTAACAGTTGACAAAAGCCACACAAACTTTACCTTTTCTCCCATTAAAGAGAAGTTTACCTGGCATAATCCTCTGCCAAAGTCTTTAACCCAAACTTgaaattttaatggaaagaaaaaaaaaatctaaacaaataatGGAATACAAAGATGCAGTCTCTAGTAAGACAAGCATCCACAAAATCCCAGGAAATGTTAAACAGAAGGATGGCTATCAATTTAAAACAAGTTTTCAAGATACTTTAGTAAAGGGACCAATTTTCACTGACTATTTTAAAGTGGGACCTGTGGAATttgctaaaaaacaaacaaacaaacaaaaaaacccaactctATCATTATCtattatggatttaaaaaaaactatattattCCCTATTatggattaaagaagaaaaagcatttaataaggATCAGGAAAAACTATTAAATCATCCACACAATAAGCTCTTACTAATTgctaaaatcttgaaaataagcacatttcttcaacaaaagtattttctttatattatagTAAAGATGTTTATAAAGAAAGGAATATAAATCAAGtcattcttaaaattattcttccATTCCTCAAGGACAGAGATTGTTTTTCATGTGACTTTCAGTTTGAAGTACTCAGCATTATGAAGGCACTTAGTGAACATCTAATAATAGTGAAAATGGTATAAAATCTTTAAATGCAATCTTCAAAAATATTCTACAAGGCATCTaccctttcctctcccctctttctctTAAAACGATCATAAAGAACCAAGTTAGTTAAGTCTCACTGGGGAtaaaactttaaacatttttgtccTCTAACATAAAAAGCAATAATTCCAATCCCCAAACCCGCTAGTTGCTGCAATCAGTTTCCACCACATCAGTTTGTTCCAATCGATATCTGTTATAAATCCTCTCCACTCCATATAGTATATGACAAAGCTCAAGAATAATCTCTTATTACACAGTTACATGATATGCCATAGAGAAACCTGTTGCTGGGGAAACCAAGAAGCACAAAGGTACTTGTTAATTAGGATTATACCAACacttactttaaatatttagataagTCACCACTTAATTCTTTAGGGATGTAATCAGATACCAGACCATGGGCATAACGAATataatcctctgaaagaaatgaaagagagtgAAAGAAGATAATTAGGAATAATTATGGTGGTTTTATAGTCAAATTGATCACAGTTCAAATTCTTAGTCTATCTGAACTTAGGAAACTCAATTAGGCTCTAACCTCAGCTTCCTTGTTGGTAAATGGTGATACTAATACTATGTGTCAGAGCAGAGACATGATGGATGAGATACAACACAGTATGATACCaaagatataataatataatatataatacctACTAAATTTAAcaatacaaaaagcaaaaactcGGGGTTGCTTTGTTAGTTGAAGTccttgaatataaataaaatttaaaaatcagttgtaataatacaaaatattagtCTCTTTTTTCTAAAGCTAATCTTTTCTAAGTCTGCTCCAAGTGATTAATCATTGAATAGTAGTGAGAATACTCATTtaaggtaaataaaatataagttaacTTATGACTTATCTGTTAGATATTAGCCTCATAAGAACTTTGAACATTACATATACTTCTAAACtaataaaatgccttttaaaaactgaaaaacaactCACACAGCAGAATATAATCATTAGTTCTAGAATATCTGGAATTGTAGTACTAAAATGCAGCTCTGCCATTGAttaaaaacagacaataaaatttgtttctaaatGCTGCTCCTTAACTCAGCACTATATACAGATTATATGGGGCAATCAAACTTTATCAGGAAATGGGATAACCACGGGGGGATATGAACTATCAAAAGCAAAGCCTGGGTCTGCTGCAGAGATGTTCActtgcttcctttcttcccttcttttctgcctTCGAGATAAAGGAACAATGTACCCTAGTATTACTCAGTAAATGACTGCCGTCTGGTAGTTAACTGATCTCGAAAATCTGTAGTAGGAGATTTTCATGGTTGATGTAGAACAGAAAGTTATCATTGGATCCTTCTTAAAATGTGCTTGTGATTCTGGGCTAGTAACTTATACAGTTACTCttgaagagacaaagaaaactaTCTTAAGAAAGTCAGCTTACAGGTTATTCTCTGCTTCTGGTACCATACATACCCCATGCTAAGAAATGTAAAGCTTATTTTATGGCTGGAACATTAGACAGCAACACAACCAAGCCCAGAAACTTAGATGTAAAGTCTTGGTGAAAGCCCTGGACTCAGAGCATAAGACCTTACTTATCAGCTAGGATAAGGCATCCACCTCTCTGAGACCACAGtcatcaatttttaaagtaagaagaTCTGTCTAAAAAACCCtgtaacagggctggggagatagctcagttggtaaagagcttgccttgcaagcacaaggccctgggtttgatccccagcaccgcaaaaaaaaaaaaaaaaaaaaaaaaaaaaaaaaaaaaaaaacaacaacaacaaaaaaaaccctgtaaCATCCCTTTtcctaccaaaaaacaaaaacaaaaacaaaacaaaacaaaataaacactatatatgtatatatggctCCACTGGTCAGCCTCCATCCATCTCCCCATGTGGTTcactccttccccttcttctgtCAAGGCCAATTAAAGACACTGACAGTTCATGAATTTGGTATGGAAGGCATGCTGTTCACCACCCCCAGAATGGCAATGGCCAGCTATGTCTCTATGAGCAATGAGTTATAAAACATATTTCTGCAAATCAAAGACTGTCTGAATAATCCATCAAAAAAGGTCACTGTTtctcatgttaatttttttaatggctaAAGTGAGATATTAGAAGTTGTATACCCAGAACAAGGGAACACAGAACCTTGAAGCTAAAGGTCAGAATAATTTCCATCTCATCCTTTCAGAATGGTAattgtattatataattatttttattttttaaaaaatgcacatacacatacgCTATactgaaaaaagcaaaagaatgtaATACCTTAATAATCTAAAAGATAAGTGAGTCATTTTTCATCTAAAATCAAAACACTGAGAGCTATCTTAGGAATTATGCTTCATAGGAATAAGATGCAAAAAGAAGCAGCTCACTAGAAACCCTGTGCCAGAGGAAAGGTacaagaaaaaggcaaaaagtgTGAGCTTAAGAGTTGGATAAGCTCCACCAGTAGTTCAGTTTTGTCATTTGCTGCTGGGTAACTGGACTGAGCCTTGACTTTCAGGACTTTCTGGGATGATCAGGAGACAATGTTTGTATGCTAGCAACCTAGGCTCTGGAACATAATATATCCTTAATAAATGACAGCCAGGGTTCTTAGGGTTGCTATTACTATTGGTACAAAATAATTATATGCTGAATGAATGATTCAAGTACCACTCAGCAACAGAACTGATCTATGTTAGAAACAGCATTTGATTCTGAAATACCATGCACAACTGCCCTAAGCTCTATGAGAACACTGTAGAGAATATGGAGCTTCAGTGACATTAAAGAGCTTTAAATTCTTAGATATGCATTTGCACATAAGCAACTTACTCagacaaaaattatttctgatgaaCTGGTTTACTTACCTTCTTTGCTGTCCAAAACCTGGTCACAAGAGAAAAATGCAGATGACTGCACCCGAGCATTAACGTTGACATTATTGGTTTTTAAGGCTGCCACAGTTTGATTAacctacaaagcaacagtaaggGGAGAAATTGGGGGATCTTCAACTTTATAAATTCATGACTTTCAGATGGCCCTCAATCCCTTTAAGATCTGGGAAGAAGTGTTTGAGAACCTAGCAATAGCTCCACTGAATTCTGCATACTTGGAGAGAGGCTGAGAGCAGCAACATTTCAGGATGATCTCAATATGTGGACTTCCTGAGCCCACACAATATGAGAAGCAACGTACTGTGGTGACTGAAAGTGCCGACTCTGGAAACAAGCTCCTTTGGTTTGCTCTTTGACCAATCACTTAACCTATTTGTGCTTCTATCTGTGTAACAGGCATAAAAAGTATTCATCCCATGGAACTGCTGTGAGACTGAATGAGTTAAGCATGTAAAGTCCTTAGAAGTGAACCTGGTACAAAGCTTATAAGTAATTTCTAGacagaacaaaaaaatataaaatatcccaCTTCTTAGGAAACTTGATCAGTAAACATAAACTTCACTTTACTGGTCACGTCATTATCATTTGCTAAGAGCAAAAATGAAATGCCAAGATTTTGCTCAGCATTTTCACCTATATACAATACTGCTATAATATAGCACGTGGCAAGAGGAACTTGGTGCTACttactaaatttttattactttgtacACCTGGAGCCTGATTAACTCTACAGTGTTCATTTGCATGTTTCCAGATTCCCAATGTGCTCAGTGATATAGTCCAACAAACAAACATGGCTTTCACACGTAGGATCCAAGGGAACCTTAGCAAACAGAATTATAACTACTGGTATccattgattctttttcttttgggtactggggattaaactcaggggcactcaaccactaagctacatcccagtcctattctgtatttattcagagatagagtctcactgaattgcttagtccttcgccattgctgaggctggctttggactcacaatcctcttgcctcagcctcccgagttgctgggattacaggcatgcgccaccatgcccagctccactGATTATTAATGCAAAGTACATGATACTTTCTTTAGACCAGTGgctttcaaagttttttttttttttctaactacaACCCATAGTAAGAAATATACAGCAATTCAagatcaaacacacacacaaatatacatttcATACAGTACTCCTTAACATTTACTCATACTCTGTGCTACATATGAATCCATTCTGTTCTACCCTAATTCACTTTGTCCTGCTCCATTCCAAGAGAAATACTGGTTGTGATGTATtaaatcaatttgaaaaatactgcCCTGGACCTTGTATTAGATCAAAATCACTAAGACATAAGGTTTCTGTCTTCAGTATTTGGATACTTAGAGTGGACATTGTCTAAGGTCTGAATACCTTTCTCCTGCCATCTCTTGCCTGGCTACGTGAGCAACATCACCCTGGAGATACCTGTGCAGTTAATACCAGCGAAGAGAATCAAGCTTGGTATTGTCTGACTTGGAATATTCAAATCTGTACTAATCAACAGCAAGAAATACTTTCATTCAGGACCAGGGAGAAATGAGGATTCAGGTCAAAAGAAAACACCGTTTCTTTTCAATCTTGTATATCTTTATACagttttaccatttttattacatatacaGGATGGTCTTTGAATTCAATCTCATTGccttatctaaatatttttaatatgtgtacttttttttttaataaacacatttaaaaaaaaatcacaaggcacTAGAGAGGTACTATACCTTTTTTTCCAGCCACTTCAATGTCTTCTCTTTGCTATACTTGTAATATTTCTTGTTGCCTATTTCTGGATTGATGGGGGGAAAAACCCTTAGTACAGTGAGttaaacaaaaagagaaactCAAAGTAACATCATATACAAGTTAACAATTTTAAAGCTTTCACAATAGTTTATATTCTTGAAAAGCCCAACCTATAAACTTGAGAACATACCtggtccatttaaaaaaaaaaaaaaaaaatccccagagTTTGGGTACCTCAGAAATTATCTAATCAAAGAATGagtaggaattaaaaaaaaaaccctcaaattaTACAAACGACACTAGAgaaaaggtaatttaaaaaatgcagtaaACTAACATGATAAACaaccttaatttttctgaataattttaagttCACCTCaatgtttttgaagaaaaactttcctttctaaaataaaaatggtaatcccgggggggaaaaaaacactgGAATCAGGCAGATGCCTAAGAAGGTCGCTGTCCATGTTCAGgggcaaaaataaatcaaaaacatcTTAACTACTCAGTTTTGCCCTGGTGGGATTAATGCAGCTTAAAGACAGCTATATCCATCTTTCAATGTATTACCAAATATAATCATAGCTATTTCAGGGGAATTCAGATTTAGTAGGTTCAACTTGGCCCTTTATGGGTATAAAAGTTCTACCTCTTAGATATTGTACTTCTCTGCACCATCCACCTAGCTTCATACATTATGTCATTAAACCAGGATTTCCTCTGAAACATGTTTCATTCATGGGGTTTCTTCTTCCTGTGTAATTAGCAAAGGCAGCGCTCCCACTCCAGTCTTCTTTATGACCATATAGGAGTCATCTTTATGGCTACCGGAAACCCTAAGGTCAATGCAGACCACCATCTGTGAGCTATACAGAATGACAcgtccccttcctcccctccataTGGTGGAAAATGAAAATTGCTTATTCAGGGGTAGTTTTTTGCAGTCTGTTAAAAGGTTTGTATGGAAGAGAGGCTGAAGGCCCCCACCTCAGTCTATTTCCTCCCCATTTCTGCACGTAGCTGTCAACGTGGTGGGTAAAATGAGGCAGGATGGAGTGGGAGCTGGACCTCCGCACCCATCTCCTGAGGATGTGTCACTGGAATAACAAGGAGGAGGGACAGAAGCATATGACATTGTATCAGAAGTATGAGGATTTCTGCTCTCCTGGAGCCAGGACAGCCTGGAAAAACAGCCCGCTGCAGAAGCAAGGCTGGATTCAGCTTCTCTGGAGACAATATCCCATCAGGATTTCAGGGGAAATTTAACAGGCACAGCTCACCCAGTAAGTGTACACTGCTGAATGCCTTTTAGAAGTTCCATTCACCACCTGAGTTAGGACTCTAACAAAGCTCAGTGCAAGCCTCTCCTAAG includes the following:
- the Rnaseh2b gene encoding ribonuclease H2 subunit B isoform X3, with amino-acid sequence MEDLLPVKEYLKDASKKMKSGLMFVKLANPCSGEGAIYLFNMCLQQLFEIRVFKEKHHSWFINQSVQSGGLLHFATPMDPLFLLLHYLIQANKQGKFQPLDQVVVDDVFPNCVLLLKLPELEKVLHHVTEEKEIGNKKYYKYSKEKTLKWLEKKVNQTVAALKTNNVNVNARVQSSAFFSCDQVLDSKEEDYIRYAHGLVSDYIPKELSGDLSKYLKLPELSASLPNPPSKSRGAYSSLSKIMIPLQMDNTSSVPTDSPLGCILNNCDAFKADSINKSRLTFLCNMVWPQYKLESWEVWPENGTLKLNTIL
- the Rnaseh2b gene encoding ribonuclease H2 subunit B isoform X1; protein product: MATRVDCGDRARAQQHVFLVPEYLKDASKKMKSGLMFVKLANPCSGEGAIYLFNMCLQQLFEIRVFKEKHHSWFINQSVQSGGLLHFATPMDPLFLLLHYLIQANKQGKFQPLDQVVVDDVFPNCVLLLKLPELEKVLHHVTEEKEIGNKKYYKYSKEKTLKWLEKKVNQTVAALKTNNVNVNARVQSSAFFSCDQVLDSKEEDYIRYAHGLVSDYIPKELSGDLSKYLKLPELSASLPNPPSKSRGAYSSLSKIMIPLQMDNTSSVPTDSPLGCILNNCDAFKADSINKSRLTFLCNMVWPQYKLESWEVWPENGTLKLNTIL